The Staphylococcus saprophyticus subsp. saprophyticus ATCC 15305 = NCTC 7292 genome contains the following window.
TAAAATGCCTAACTTGGAAAAAGCGCATCATTAATGAAAAAAGTACACCTGTAATCAGTAACCCATAAACTAACGGTTTGCTCCAAACAATATCATAAAACCAAGTAAGTAACCCCTCTAACATAATGTATCCCCCTTGTAGTACCATTATGTAAAATGATATATTTTTTATCATTATACACTTATAAAATATTCCGTGCAACGTATTTCATAAGTAATCATTTTCACAATTTATATATTTCAAGTTATAATTAATATAAAATATTTACAATGACTTTATATCAAAGGAAAATAATTTCACACTATTTAATATGACGTCATGCGTATATCGTTTTTAGATTTCTTTATTTGTCACAATATACTCTATTGGCTTCAATAATTTTAATTTCATCTTTTGTTATGTCTTCATTTAAGATATACTGAATTGTACTTAAATAATGAATTTTAGGAGGAACCGTTCTATGCTAAATAAGGTTTGGTTTAGAACAGGTATTGCACTATTAATCCTGTTTTTACTAATCAAATTAGTAATGGAAGTCCATAGTGTGTTCACGCCATTTATTATTATTTTACAATCGGTGTTGTTACCACTATTATTAAGTGGCTTCTTATTCTATATTTGCTTACCTTTTCAAAAAATACTTGAAAAAAATAAAATCCCTCGTTGGGGAAGTATCACTTTAATTTTCATTGGCTTAATTATCATCATTGGTGTTGTCATTGGTTATATTGGACCACTGATTGCCGAGCAAATTGAAAATTTAATTAATCAAATTCCAGCATTACAGCACGAAGTTCAACACATCATTAACTTTTCATTAGACCAAATGGAAAGACTACCTAATGATGTCACAGATAGAATTAATAAAATGGTTCAATCTATGAGTGATAGTACTGCAAATGTTTTATCTAACTCATTAAGTTACTTGACTTCATTTATTTCAACTTTATTCTTACTCATCATGGTGCCATTCTTCTTAATCTATATGTTAAAAGATCACGAACGTTTTATTCCATTTATCGCTAAATTATTTAAAGGCGAAAGAAAAGTATTTATTGTTGATTTATTAAAAGATTTAAATGATACTTTAAAATCTTATATTCAAGGTCAAGTGACAGTAAGTATTATCTTAGGTATCATTTTATATATAGGCTATTCTATTGTAGGTTTAAATTACACATTATTACTTGTTATGTTTGCATGTGTTGCCAATATGATACCGTTCTTAGGTCCTTGGATGGCATTTGCACCAGCAGGTATTATTGGTATTATCCAAAGTCCTACAATTTTCATTTGGGTATGTATCATTACACTAATTGCTCAACAATTAGAAGGTAATGTCATCACACCAAACGTTATGGGTAAATCATTAAATATTCACCCACTAACGATTATTGTTGTTATTCTTGCTGCTGGTAATTTAGGTGGTTTCGTACTCATCCTAGTTGCCGTTCCATTATATGCAGTCATTAAAACAATTGTTCGTAATGTATTCCATTATCGAGAAAAGATTATGGAAAAAGCGAATAGTGATGTAAAAGAATAATCATTCAAAAATAAGTGGGAAGATGAACTCATGGTTATATAAAATGACCTCATCTTCCTTTTTTGAAAATAAAGTTTGAGACCGAGACAACAATCTATGTCTCGGTCTCATTTATATAAAAATACGCATGACCATCGTTGAATTGTAACGATGGTCATGCGTATTTTGTGTTTCTTTATTTAACGATATGGTAACCACTATCTACATGGATATTTTCACCCGTTACACCACTTGAAAAATCACTTAACAAGTATGCCGCTGTCTTACCTACTTCTTCTTGATCAATGTTACGTTTTAGAGGCGCACGTTCTGCAATCTCTTTTAAGATAGTGTTAAGGCCGCCAACACCTTTCGCACTTAATGTACGGATAGGACCAGCTGATATCGCATTAACACGAATGTTATCTTCACCTAAGTCTAAAGCTAAATAACGTACATTTGCTTCTAAACTTGCTTTAGCAACACCCATCACATTGTAGTTTTGTACTGCAAATTCTCCGCCTAGATATGTTGTAGCTACAATGCTACCACCCTCAGGCATTAATTTTTTTGCTTCACGCGCTACAAGTGTTAAAGAATAAGAACTAATATCTTGCGCTAATAAGAAACCATCACGTGATGTATCACTAAAGCGACCACGTAAATCTTCCATATTTGCAAAAGCAATTGAGTGGTATACGCCATCAATATGTCCGATATCTTCATCAATTTTAGCAAAACCATTAATGACATCTTCATCTTGTTGAACATCAATTTGATACATATGATGTTCTGATTGGTTTAATTGTTCAACTAATTTTTCTAATTCATTTTTACTGCGATCCTTACGGTATGTAAATACTAATTTTGCACCAAGTTGGTCCAATACTTTAGCTACACCAAAACCGATACTACGTTTGTTCGCAATACCCATAATGACGAATGTTTTATTCTCTAAATTTAACATGAATATAACTCCTTTATTTAAATTTCCATTTTAATTGGTTCGAGTAGTTATGAAGCTACGAACGATCACTTTGCTCTATGCCAATATAACCATTCCCTATTTTAACATTGGTTTGATTGAATAAACAATTTATTTTACTATACTCATAAATTTAATACGTTTTCACTTCCAAATTTGTCAATATAACGCTCTTTCGTACAAAAGAAAACATAAAAATAAAGCAAACGACATTGCATACCATGCAATGTCCTTCACTCTATTTTTCACTAACTTAATAATAGAATTCTAATTCGCGTTTTAATTCGTCTACATATTCTTTTGAACCAGTAACGATTACTCTATCTCTGTAACGTAATTGTGTATCACCATGTGGCACGATAGATTCATTATTTCTAATAATTCGTACAAAGATAATATCTCCACCAAATGGGAAATTACGTAATTGGATTTGATCATATTGATGATTTAACATCGCAATTTCATATAATGATGTTTCAACATTACTTAAAAGATTAAGCATATTTGGTGTTTCAATAAGACCTTTTAACAAAATTTTGTTACTCATATAACTACTGAAGATTTCAATACCCGCTTTTTGTAACGTTTCATCTGACGAACTAGACTCCAATCGACAGATAACACGTTTCACACCATGCGCCTTAGCCATCAATGCTACTTTACGGTTAATTTCATCATCATTTGTAGAACATACTACGATATTTCTTTCGAATAGTCCTAGACGTTCTAACAACTCTTCTTCGTAATCCGAAATTTCAATCATTGAAATGGCATCAGACAATTTACGTTTATCACTTAAATCATTTCTATAATAAAGCGATACTTGATAAAGTTGTGATGATAAATTTTGGGCAATTGGAATCGTTAATTGATTTTTCCCAATCAAACTAACTTCAATTTGTCTAGTGGCCTCATCAGGCATAGGAAACATTTTTTTAAATACAATAGGTACAAATACACATGTAATCACTGCACTTAATATCAAAATACCTGAAATTTCTGGTGAAATTGTACCTAATTGTTCTGCTATTTTTGCAGAAGCAATAACTAACGATAAAGTTGATGTTAGTAAAAATGCGGAAGAAATCGTTGTTTTCATATCAAACCATTTTCGTATGTAAAACAATGGAATTAATTTAGAAATTAAAAATGCCAAAATTAAAAATGGAATAATTAATAATAATGCTGGTTCTTTAATGAGTTGTGGAATATTCAAATCTACGCCGACCATTATGAAAAAGATTGGAATAAAAAAGCCATAGCCAAAAGAGTCTAGCTTTTCAACCATATCTTCATCTGGACCAAGTAATGAGACAACCACACCTGCTAAAAATGCACCTAAAATATTTTCTGCCCCAACCCCTTCAGCTAAAGCAACTAACAAAATAATCAGGGCAAATACTGCACGTATACCGATTTGAGTCGTACCATCCATTAATTTCTGTAAAAATTGTGCTTTTTTGAAAATGCCGCCTAACAAATAGAAAATAATGGTAAAGACGACTAAACTACCAATTAGCCATAACGATGTATTACCCGAAGCATGTAATGTACCATAAGCTGTTAATAGAATCATTGTAACTAAGTCTGCAAGTACAGCTACTAATAAGATAAACTGACCTATCGTCGTACGCATAATATTCATTTCTTTAAGTGTCGGCACGACTACGCCTAATGAGATCGTAGAAATAATAATAACCATTAGTAAGACATCATCAATAAGTCCAAACCACTTAAACATATATGCGAAAATAATAGAAATAATCATAATAAACATGAAAACAACAACTGCTAATTGTAAATGGCCAGGTTCTTGTTTCTTCAATTTTTGTTCTTTATTCGCTGAACTTTTATCTCTTTTAAAAGCTTTAAAATCTATTTCCAAACCACTTAAGAACATCAAGAAAATAAATCCTAAAGTTGATAATATATTGAGCATTGCATCTCGTTCTACTAAATTTAAAAATGAGTGCCCAATGACAATGCCCATTAAAATTTCAGCTACCACTATAGGTAAAAATGTGATTCTGAGTCGATTGACTAATATTGGTGTAAAAAATGCCGCTAACACTACGACAACAAGCGATAAAAATTCCATATAACCCCCTTAAGTTAAATAAGACATAAATGATGTAGCTAATCCAAAATAAATTAGCATACTGACAATATCATTGATTGTTGTGATAAATGGTCCGCTAGCAACCGCTGGATCAATTTTCAATTTATTCATTACTAAGGGAATCATGGATCCCACTAAAGTACCTACCGTCATTGCAATCGTCAAACTTCCACCAACAATGATAGCTAGTATTGCTTGTCCGTACAGCACCATTATAATAATAAATAGTAACAAAGCACATACAAGACCACTTAAAAATCCACTACCCGCTTCTCTTAAAGCGACTTTAAATTTACTTTGTTCATATATTTCACCAGTAGAAATATTACGTACGGATACGGCGAGTGATTGTGTCCCAGAGTTCCCGGACATCCCGCTGATAATAGGAATAAATGCTGCTAATAATGCTACTTTTGATAAAGTATCTTCAAATGAACCTAATATTGTTGCTGTAATCATCCCTAAAAATGTTAAAATAATTAACCATGGCAATCTCTTTTTAGCTGTCGTAAACACTGAATCATTTGTTGCATCTACGTCTGATACACCAGCCAAACGAGAGTAGTCTTCACTGGCTTCTTCGTCCATAACATCCAAGATATCATCGATTGTTATAATACCTAGCAAATGATCTTGATAATCGACAACTGGCATTGCAATAAAATCATAGTCTCTCATCTTTTGAGCTACATCTTCTTGGTCATCTGCAGCATTTGCACTAATGACACGTTCACTCATTATGTCTTCTATGTATGCATCATTTTCAGCAATAATTAAATCTCTAAGAGAGAGTACCCCAGCCAATTGTTTGTTATCATTAACTGCAAAAATAACATAAATTGTCTCAGCGTCTGGCGCTTGTTCTTTGACATGCATGAGCGCTTCTTTTACTGGCATGGTTGCCTTTAAAGAAATATATTCAGTTGTCATAATACCGCCGGCAGTATCTTCATCATAATGTAATAATGCTTTTATTTCTTTTGCATCTTCTCTATTCATTAACGTGAGGAGACTAACTATTTTTTGCTTAGATAGCTGGTTCATAATGTCAACTGCATTATCGTAAGACATTTCTTCTAGTACCTTGCTTGCATAATTAGCATTCATCGCATCAAAAAGTGATTCGTATTCATCTTCATCAATTTCTAATTGTTCAAAGAAATCCGCTACTTCTTCTGGCGATAGTACTTCATACATACGTTGGCGTATATCTTCATTGCTATCCTCAAAGTATTCACTTTGTTCATATGTATGCATGGATAAGAATTCATCTCTAAATTCATCTATATGATTATTTAACAACAAATTGTCTAATAATGTTTGGTCATAAACTTGTTCATCCTCTAAAACGATTGAATCTTTCTCATTAGCCATTCGTACACCTCCATGTATGTTTAAAATTATATCATATTAAATAGCGTTTCTATTGCATCATATTTATCATTAATTACAATATTTTGATTTTTTATAGGATGTATGAATGCCACCTGGGTACATCTCAATAGTTGATGATGATAGCTTTCATGCTTGCCACCATAAAGCGCATCGCCTACGATAGAATGACCGATATGCTGAAAGTGCACACGTATTTGATGTGTTCTTCCAGTTAGTAATGTTACTTCACACATACTAAATCCTTCCTTATATTCCACTCGCTTAAACCGTGTTTGCGCTGTTTTTCCAGCTGCATCGACACGACGTTGAATAATACTTTCTGGGTGTCTTGCAATGGGCGCATCTATCACGCCTTCTTTTTCAGTCTTACCATAACAGATACAAAGATATTTTTTATCTATATTAAGGTTAGACATTAAATGATGAATAAACCCATGTTTAGCCAATATAACAATTCCAGAGGTATTACGATCTAGTCGTGTCACTATATGGGGATTGATGCCAGGCTGTTTTTCATTTAAATAGCCTAATACTTGTTCTACTATACTATAATGCAAATGGTCTCTTGAAGGTGCGCAGTTCTGATACGGTGGTTTTGATACAACAATTAAATAGTCATCTTCGAATAAAATATTTAATGGTTGTTGATAAGGTTTAAGATTTGTACTTGGGATTTCTTTACCAAGGTATACTTCCAAAATATCACCAATAGCCAATTGTTTTCTAACCGTAACAGTTTGACCATTAACTACTAAAGCGCCATTATGTTTAATGGCGCTTATCGTTCGCTTAGAGAAATGATGTCGTTGTAAAAAAGAACGTAACATTTCTGAAGCAGTAATATTAAAAGTAAACTTCATTATTCATCGTCTCCACTGGAAATAAATGAATCATGAACTCTTTTCCAAAAAGGAAATGGTCTAAATCGAGCAAATCGTATCTTCTCATTGGCTACTCTATATTGTATTGCATTCACATTCTTATGTTTAATACTCACATGATCAATGGTAGTTAAAATTGTGTCCTGATTAACTGGTGTTATCAAACACGTATGATGTTTAGGTAAGACTAAGGGAGAACCTACCGTTCTAAAGACTCTATTATTAATCGATGCGATTTCTGCAATTTGCATTGCTTCTAATGAAGGATGTATCAATGCCCCACCTAACGCTTTGTTATAAGCAGTTGAACCTGATGGTGTGGATATACACAAACCATCACCTCTAAAACGCTCAAACTGGTTACCCCTTATATTTACATCCACAACAAGCGTAGAACCATTTTCCGTTTTCATAGTAGCCTCATTTAAAGCTAAATGGCGAGTTTCATAACCATTATCATTATAACGAACGATGATTTCTAATAAGGGATACTCAATGACTTGAAATTCGGAATTATTAATTTCAATAATTAACTTTTCCACTTCATGTGGTAGCCAATCAGCATAAAAACCTAAATGTCCTGTATGAATCCCAACAAATGCACAACGAGAAAGCATGTAACTATACTGGTGAAACGCTTGTAACAATGTGCCATCTCCCCCTACAGAAATGACAATCTCTGGATTATCTGGGTCTTCAACCATTTGAAAATCTTTCATATGGTTAATCATCTTATGTTTTAAAGCATTTGATTTTGAATCACCTTTAGATAATATCGTGTAACGCATCGTAACATCCCCTAGTCATTATTATGCTTTTTCGCACGCTTTTTAGAATAATATTTCTGTGCTTCTTGAATTTCTTCTTTTATTTCAGACATTTCTTCGTCTAATAAGAAAGCTGCTTCTGCCGCTCGCTCTAAACGATGTTGAATCTCAGGTGGATAGTCTCCATCATATTTATATCTCAGTGTATGTTCTATCGTTGCCCAAAAATTCATCGCTAACGTTCTGATTTGAATTTCTGCTAAAATGCTCTTTTCTCCATTAAGTGTTTCTATAGGATATTCAATAATCACATGGAATGAACGATAACCACTTTGTTTCGTATTACTAATATAATCTCTTTCTTCGACAACTTTAAAGTCTTTACGTTGTCTCAATAAATTAACCACGATATCTATATCATCAACAAATTGACACATTAAACGTAAACCAGCGATATCGTACATTTCTTCATGTAAACGATCAAATGATATTTGGCGCTTATTTGCCTTATCAATAATACTCGTCATTGGTTTCACACGGCCCGTTACAAATTCTATAGGAGAAGCATTATCTTCTACTTCATATTGTTTTCTAAGCCCTTTTAATTTAATCTTCAGTTCGTCGACTGCTTGCTTATATGGAGATAAAAACTGACCCCACTGATTCATTGTGCTTCACTCCGCTTCAATCTAATTCGAAAGTATTTTCAACAACGGACACAAACTCCTTACCATAATTTGAATTACCTTGTATGTTATCCAATATATAGTTAAATTCATTTTCGAATTGTTTTAATTCTAGTTCATCATTAATAATCAATTTCTTGCCTTTATTTTCATATAACATAGACCAAGTTTCTTGGACAAATATTAAATAAGAATATGATTGTCCATCGTCTAAAATATATGCAAAACTATAATTATCGCTATCAACAAGCATTTGTCCTGCTTCTTGTAAGCCTTCTGTAGATTGCTCTGTATAACAATTTATACTGTCTTCTGTAACTTTAATTTCATTTACATAAATACGCATGCTTGTTCCTCCTTATTCCTCATCATTTTAACATAATTCTATCGTACATAACACGTCACAACTTACATGTTTTACCAACATATATACATAACTTTTACTTAATTCAAATTTTACAAATGCAGTTCAATTTAAAATAAGGAAAAAGTGATTTAAAATAAGTTATTATATGTAAAAAAGGAGTGTATGCATGGCTACGAATAATGAAATTGAATTTAAACAATTATTAACCCAATCACAATACCAATCCATTTATAAAACCTATTTTCAGGATGTCGGTACCTTTAGTCAAACCAACTACTATATTGATACACCACAATTTGACTTGAAGGCACACCAGTCAGCCTTAAGAATTCGTGTGAAAGATGATTATAATGAGATGACTTTAAAAATACCTGCTGAAGTTGGTCTGATGGAATATAATTTTGAAACTCGGGTCGTGCCTGAATTAAACAAATCAATCACGACACAAATGTTGCCTGCTGAAATCATAGAACAACTTGAAAAAATGGACTTTGACTTAAATCAATTAGTTATTCTTGGCGCATTAACGACAGAACGACTCGAAAAAGAAGTTAATGGGAATTTACTTGTATTAGATAAAAGTCGCTATCTTGATTTCGAAGATTTTGAACTAGAATTTGAAGTTGATGATTACGATGAAGGGTTCAAACAATTTAAAAATATTCTTGAACAATTTAATATGCAACATGAAATACCAGATAATAAAGTCCAAAGATTTTTTAAACGTAAATCAAATTTATTTGGCAATTAATCAAGCACAATAGCAAGAAGTCGAATTACTTCCAAATGTAAAAATTCATGTTATATTAGTAATATATTAACAGGATACGGTGATATTATGACTCAAACACCTTATGAAATCATTGGACATGACGCCTTATACAAGATGATTGATCATTTTTATTATTTAGTTAAACGCGACGATAGAATTAACCATTTGTTTCCTGGGGATTTTGAAGAAACGAGTAGAAAACAAAAGCAATTCTTGACGCAATTTTTAGGTGGTCCAAACCTTTATACACAGGAACATGGTCACCCAATGCTAAAAAAACGGCATATGGATTTCATAATCACAAATCACGAACGAGATGCGTGGCTTGAAAATATGGCACATGCAATCGCGCATGCACAATTTCCAGCTGGTGTTGGTGATTACTTATATGAACGATTACGTTTAACGGCAAATCACATGGTTAATTCCGAAAATTAATTGTAGGTGGAATAGACATGACTGAAGAATTAAGATTAATACAACCTAATAGTCGTGAAGATGCAAATCTTTCACCTGTGAGCAAGATAGAAATTTATTCCTTTTTCGATCCATTCAGTAAGGAATGCTTTAAGCTATCGGCTATCCTTTCTAAATTACGTATTGAATATAAGCAATATATTAGTATTAGACATATATTGAACCCTTCATTACGTGTTTTAACAAAATGCCAAGCTCAGAGCACCTCTGATTTAGATAATATCGCATTAGCCTATAAGGCTGCGGAACTTCAAGGACGTATTCGTGCTGAACGATTTATACATCTCGTTCAAAATGAAATTATTCCTAAGCGTGATATTATTACTGAATCAATGGTAAATAGTTGTATCAGTAACGCAGGTTTAGATTACGAAGTATTTAAAGAAGATTTAAATAGTTCTTGCTTAAAAGAAAGTTTACAAGTAGACTTGCATATTGCTCGAGAAATGGAAATTGAGGAAGCGCCCTCTCTCGTATTTTTTAATGAAGATGTTCACGAAGAAGGCTTAAAAGTGGAAGGCTTATATCCTTACCATATATACACATATATTATTAATGAGCTTATTGGTTCAACAATAGAAAAAGAATTACCACCAAGTTTAGAAGACTATATCCAACAACAACAATTGGTTACCAAAGAAGAGCTACTTACGATTTATGAATGGCCGGAAAAACTAATGAATAAAGAACTTAAAAAGCTAGCACTACAGCAAAAAATTGAAAAACTTAAATCACCAGATGGCAAATTCTGGAAAGCAAAAAATTAATCTTTTTAACACGTACGATATAGTATAAATGTATTAATTTCAAAAACATGAAGTTGGGACATACAGTCCCATGTTCAAATAAAGAGGACTAATCACTATGTAAATGGATTAGCCCTCTTTTTTTATATTCATTACACCATTTAGATTGTACTTGCTACTCTAGAGATATAGACCAAGCCATAGTCCTTAACTCATACAATTTCTCTGTATATCAGCACGTGAAGATTTCGTGTAGAAACGATTAATACATACAATTTAAAATGCACTTGATTTTCACGCTATTCATAAATAAGAACTTGAAATTGTCCTGATGACACTATAGTAAAAAGATTACTTAATACATTAGAAAATTATATTAATGTAAACAAAACGTGAATTCTTATATTTTGTCCTTTAATCTTACAAATATTTAGTTATTAAGCTATTCATAGTCAAACTATTTTCCTTTATTACGATGACATCTTTTTAATTGCAGAGATATTTGCACTACTTAGTATGTTCATAAAAAATGGACTAGTGCGCTTTTGCTCACCAGTCCAATTTATGATAGTGCTTTATTATGAATGACTTACTACTTTTTTGTTTTTTGAAAATTACTTTGCAAATACCGCAAAGCGACTTTGAATATGTTCAGGGTTCATTGCCTCATCTACAATTGCTTTAGCAAAATCTGCATAACTTACATGTGTACCTATTACTTCATCATCACTCACTTTATAAGCGCCTGTTTTCTCACCATCAAATTGAAAATCTGGTGCTGGACACACAAAAGTCCATTGCACATCATCACGCTCTTTAATTTCTTCAAATGTTTTGACTTGCGCCATGCTAATAGGTTTTACTTCTTCTGGCATATCAGGAGAATCAATCAATCTTTCTGTATGTGCTTTATCTACGTATAAACTACCTGCGCCACCTATAATAATGAGTCGTTTTTGACTGTCACTAACCAAATTACTAAGATGTTCTAGCGATTGACTGTGCTCATTCAACTTATCTTTATTCATTTGTCCAAATGCATCAACAATGACATCAAAAGGTGCAATATCTTCTTTAGTCAAATCAAACAAATCTTTTTGTATGACTTGATGCGCAACTGTTTTATTCTCACTTCTAACAATTGCTGTAACATCTAGCGATCTTTCTACCGCTTCCTTAGTAATAAGTTGACCGGCTTTCCCATTTGCTGCTACTACTGCAATTTTCATGAAAACACTTCTTTCTTGTATTTATTTTAGATACAAGTTTAGGATAACGCTTTTTCGGAATAAAGTCAATTGAATAGTTATTCATTTAAACGCATTTTGGAAATTTATTTAAAAGAGAGCATAAAAAACGCCGTGTCTGATTACACGGCGCTAAACAAAGGGGATGGGAGAAATTTTTCACTTCAAACAAAGGGGTATGTTTGTTATGTGATTAATTTCATGTTTATAATATAACACGCTAAAATAGACCTTTCAACCATTTGAATTAAATAATTTTAGTTTGTCACAAACTTGTCATATTGTAAACGAATACATTCACATTAAGCTTTCATTAGCTTTTCAAAAGCGTCTAATTTTTGTTCAAAGACTTTACAAGCTTGTTCAATTGGTTCTGGTGTTGTCATATCTACCCCAGCATTTTTCAATATTTCTATAGGATAATTTGAACTACCTTTTTTCAGGAATTCATTAATATAACGATCAACAGCAGGTTGTCCTTCAGTTAATATTTGATGACTTAAACTTTGTGCTGCACTGTATCCGGTTGCATATTGATACACATAATAGTTCATATAGAAATGAGGAATTCTAGACCATTCTTTACTAATATCTTCATCAGTTTCAACTGAATCGCCAAAGTATAATCTGTTTAATTCTGCATACTCTTCGTTCATACGATTAGCTGTTAACGGCTCACCCGCCTCTTCAATTTGGTGAATTTTATGTTCAAATTCTGCAAACATTGTTTGTCTAAATAATGTAGCACGGAAACGTTCTAACTCTTGATTTAGTAACAATAGTCTTCTTTCATCGTCTAAATGCTTATCCATATAGTCACTTAATAAAGCTTCATTACAAGTAGACGCAACTTCAGCAACAAAAATCGTATAATCACTTGAATTAGAAGGCTGATTTTGACGACTAAAATAACTATGCGCTGAATGTCCAAATTCATGCACTAAAGTATATAAATCAGAAACTGTATTCGACCAATTTAAGAGAATAAATGGGTTGGTTAAGTGCGCACCTGAAGAATAA
Protein-coding sequences here:
- the mgtE gene encoding magnesium transporter gives rise to the protein MANEKDSIVLEDEQVYDQTLLDNLLLNNHIDEFRDEFLSMHTYEQSEYFEDSNEDIRQRMYEVLSPEEVADFFEQLEIDEDEYESLFDAMNANYASKVLEEMSYDNAVDIMNQLSKQKIVSLLTLMNREDAKEIKALLHYDEDTAGGIMTTEYISLKATMPVKEALMHVKEQAPDAETIYVIFAVNDNKQLAGVLSLRDLIIAENDAYIEDIMSERVISANAADDQEDVAQKMRDYDFIAMPVVDYQDHLLGIITIDDILDVMDEEASEDYSRLAGVSDVDATNDSVFTTAKKRLPWLIILTFLGMITATILGSFEDTLSKVALLAAFIPIISGMSGNSGTQSLAVSVRNISTGEIYEQSKFKVALREAGSGFLSGLVCALLLFIIIMVLYGQAILAIIVGGSLTIAMTVGTLVGSMIPLVMNKLKIDPAVASGPFITTINDIVSMLIYFGLATSFMSYLT
- a CDS encoding NAD kinase, which encodes MRYTILSKGDSKSNALKHKMINHMKDFQMVEDPDNPEIVISVGGDGTLLQAFHQYSYMLSRCAFVGIHTGHLGFYADWLPHEVEKLIIEINNSEFQVIEYPLLEIIVRYNDNGYETRHLALNEATMKTENGSTLVVDVNIRGNQFERFRGDGLCISTPSGSTAYNKALGGALIHPSLEAMQIAEIASINNRVFRTVGSPLVLPKHHTCLITPVNQDTILTTIDHVSIKHKNVNAIQYRVANEKIRFARFRPFPFWKRVHDSFISSGDDE
- a CDS encoding RluA family pseudouridine synthase; the protein is MKFTFNITASEMLRSFLQRHHFSKRTISAIKHNGALVVNGQTVTVRKQLAIGDILEVYLGKEIPSTNLKPYQQPLNILFEDDYLIVVSKPPYQNCAPSRDHLHYSIVEQVLGYLNEKQPGINPHIVTRLDRNTSGIVILAKHGFIHHLMSNLNIDKKYLCICYGKTEKEGVIDAPIARHPESIIQRRVDAAGKTAQTRFKRVEYKEGFSMCEVTLLTGRTHQIRVHFQHIGHSIVGDALYGGKHESYHHQLLRCTQVAFIHPIKNQNIVINDKYDAIETLFNMI
- the cozEa gene encoding lipoteichoic acid biosynthesis protein CozEa; the protein is MLNKVWFRTGIALLILFLLIKLVMEVHSVFTPFIIILQSVLLPLLLSGFLFYICLPFQKILEKNKIPRWGSITLIFIGLIIIIGVVIGYIGPLIAEQIENLINQIPALQHEVQHIINFSLDQMERLPNDVTDRINKMVQSMSDSTANVLSNSLSYLTSFISTLFLLIMVPFFLIYMLKDHERFIPFIAKLFKGERKVFIVDLLKDLNDTLKSYIQGQVTVSIILGIILYIGYSIVGLNYTLLLVMFACVANMIPFLGPWMAFAPAGIIGIIQSPTIFIWVCIITLIAQQLEGNVITPNVMGKSLNIHPLTIIVVILAAGNLGGFVLILVAVPLYAVIKTIVRNVFHYREKIMEKANSDVKE
- a CDS encoding monovalent cation:proton antiporter family protein; this translates as MEFLSLVVVVLAAFFTPILVNRLRITFLPIVVAEILMGIVIGHSFLNLVERDAMLNILSTLGFIFLMFLSGLEIDFKAFKRDKSSANKEQKLKKQEPGHLQLAVVVFMFIMIISIIFAYMFKWFGLIDDVLLMVIIISTISLGVVVPTLKEMNIMRTTIGQFILLVAVLADLVTMILLTAYGTLHASGNTSLWLIGSLVVFTIIFYLLGGIFKKAQFLQKLMDGTTQIGIRAVFALIILLVALAEGVGAENILGAFLAGVVVSLLGPDEDMVEKLDSFGYGFFIPIFFIMVGVDLNIPQLIKEPALLLIIPFLILAFLISKLIPLFYIRKWFDMKTTISSAFLLTSTLSLVIASAKIAEQLGTISPEISGILILSAVITCVFVPIVFKKMFPMPDEATRQIEVSLIGKNQLTIPIAQNLSSQLYQVSLYYRNDLSDKRKLSDAISMIEISDYEEELLERLGLFERNIVVCSTNDDEINRKVALMAKAHGVKRVICRLESSSSDETLQKAGIEIFSSYMSNKILLKGLIETPNMLNLLSNVETSLYEIAMLNHQYDQIQLRNFPFGGDIIFVRIIRNNESIVPHGDTQLRYRDRVIVTGSKEYVDELKRELEFYY
- the fabI gene encoding enoyl-ACP reductase FabI — translated: MLNLENKTFVIMGIANKRSIGFGVAKVLDQLGAKLVFTYRKDRSKNELEKLVEQLNQSEHHMYQIDVQQDEDVINGFAKIDEDIGHIDGVYHSIAFANMEDLRGRFSDTSRDGFLLAQDISSYSLTLVAREAKKLMPEGGSIVATTYLGGEFAVQNYNVMGVAKASLEANVRYLALDLGEDNIRVNAISAGPIRTLSAKGVGGLNTILKEIAERAPLKRNIDQEEVGKTAAYLLSDFSSGVTGENIHVDSGYHIVK
- a CDS encoding GTP pyrophosphokinase encodes the protein MNQWGQFLSPYKQAVDELKIKLKGLRKQYEVEDNASPIEFVTGRVKPMTSIIDKANKRQISFDRLHEEMYDIAGLRLMCQFVDDIDIVVNLLRQRKDFKVVEERDYISNTKQSGYRSFHVIIEYPIETLNGEKSILAEIQIRTLAMNFWATIEHTLRYKYDGDYPPEIQHRLERAAEAAFLLDEEMSEIKEEIQEAQKYYSKKRAKKHNND